Within Flagellimonas maritima, the genomic segment TCGCCCAAATGAGCAAAGAAGAAATCAAGATACCAATCGCATTGGCCAAGAATGCTTTTCTTTTTTCAATTTTAAGAAGATAAGACGCAATACTTCCTGCATATACCCCCGTACCTGGCAAAGGAATCATAACAAAAAGGACAAGACCAAAAAATCCAAACTTTTGAATTTTTCCGGCAGAACCTGTCTTTGCTCTTTTTGCAACATAAACAGCCGATTTTTTATAAAAGCGCCATTTTATCAAATACCTGTTGATGTTCTCAAGAAAGAACATCATTAAAGGAAATACCAAAAGATTTGCCAAAAAACAAGTGATAAGAACAACATAGCTGTTGAGCCCTTTCATGATTCCATAAGGTATGCCCACCTTGGATTCCCCAAAAGGTGATAAACTCCAAAGCATAGCAGTCAACAAGTCCATTAACACGGCATATTTTTAATTTGCAAAATTACTCATGAAATGGAATATGAAACTCCCAAAAAACGCTAAATAATTTTAAATTTTTTATATCCATAATTATACCTAAAAGTAGGTAGCAAGGGGATTTTATTAGAGTGGAGAAGAATATTTAATCATAAATATGGCAGACAGACCGGTCTTTTCTTATTTTTATTCCATGAAAAATTCTGCCATTGGAGAAAAAATCATCAAAACGGCCAGTAAATTATTTTATAGTAATGGTTATAATGCGACAGGTGTCAACGAAATAATTGCCAAATGTGGTATAGCAAAAGCAACACTTTATAGTCATTTCAATTCTAAAGAAGATATTTGTTTAGCCTATTTACAACAACGACACGATGCCTTCTTGACATCGTTCAAAATCTACGTGCCTGAACGAAAGAATGGTAAAGAACAATTACTGGCAATTTTTGATTTTTTAACTGACATGTACCGAGATGGTGATTTCAATGGCTGTTGGGCACTTAAAACTCTAGGTGAGCTATCACCAAACCAAGAAAGGATTTTTGCGGCCATCCAAAAACAAAAAAAAGAGTTTTTGTCATACCTAGGTGAAATAGTTGTTAATAATGTTGTGAATGTTTCTAAAGCGGAGAAAGAAAAGATTTCTGGCGGACTTTATCTTTTGTACGAAAGTGCCATTACAGAGAGTCATCTTTTTAAAAACGATTGGCCAATTTTTCTTTCCAAAAATATTGCGCCTTCAATTTTTGAACGAATGGAGTTGGTTTGAGACAAAAGCACCCTTTCGTTTTTCGAAAGGGTGCCTATATCTTTTTTATCTAAGATTATTTAACAATTAACGTATTATCCGTTGCTGTGGGATTTAAGGGGCAAAAATATACATATTCCCCTTTTTCCAATTTTGTGGGTTTTGATGTCTGCGAAGTTCCTGTTTTAACTGCTTGGGTTACATAAGCGGTTTGAATATGATTTTCAGGTTTACTGATATCCCCTCCCTTTTTTACCAATACAAACCCTACATCGTGTCCCACCCCATTGTTCGCTATATCAAAAATATAGGTCCCTTGTGGTACGGTAAGTTGCTTTTGTGTGAATTCTCCCGGGGTCTGTTCCAAAGAAATTGTTTTGATATCACCCTTCATCATTTTATGCTGTGCATTTACAGAAAATACAGTTCCTACGACCAACATTAAAATTGTTATTGCTTTTTTCATTCTTTTTATTTTTAACTGTTATTGTTTATTGGTTATAATTATGCTTCTACAGCCTCTAAAGATTTTGCTATAGGAAAGTCTACAGGCACTTGGGTTGTTCTGTGAAGATAGTTTGAGATGGTTTTGTCCCCTACCAGAACAATGGTATCTATCAAGTTCTCTTTGGTCCAACCTGCTTCAAAAAAATTATCCAATATGTTTTGGTCGGTTGCTCCCCTTTTTTCGGTAATATTTCTTGATAAGCGTGCCAATGCATCCAATTTATCATCAAAAGATGCTCTTCCCGCTCTCAATTCCAAGATTTGGTCATCGGTAAAACCGTTCATTTTACCTATGGCAGTATGCGCAGACAGACAGTAAATACAGTTGTTGACTTCACTTACGGCAAGGTTTACCACCTCCTTCTCCTTTGCTTTCAAAGATGTCTTTGCATTGGAAAGGCTTAAATAATTGCCCAGTGCATTTTCTGAATGTGCATAAGTTGCAAAAAGATTGGGTACAAAGCCTACAGCTTTTTCCAGATTATCAAAAAAAGCTTGATTGTTACTACTGACTTCTTCTCTTTTGGGTACGTTGAATGTGCTCATAATTTTAAATAGTATTATTATGGATTATTATATGTATTAAGAATTATTTATGAATGGTTTTTCAGCATCACAATAGAAATCATGATGATGTTTCTGCTCACAATGATCTGCAGGTATTGCAGGTTGTGCCAACTGTTTTTTGGTACTTGCAAAAATCTCAATAAGATTGAATACGGATTTTTCTAATGCTTTCATTTTTCTTTCTTTTTAATTACATGGCAAAGATGTAGTTAAAAGGAAGAGGAGGGTTAGCAGCAATTTCCCGACGACTTGTCTATATTTCCCTTAGGCCTTAATCGATAGGTTTTCTCGATATTCCGAAGGGGTCATTTGTGTCATTTTCTTGAAAAAACGACTAAAATGGGCAGGGTCATTGAATCCTAGGTCAAAAGCGATTTCCTGATTTTGTTTATCAGTAAAGTGAATCAATCGTTTGGCCTCCAAAGTCAAGCGCTCCAAAATTATTTGCTGTGGTGACTTCTGGTTGTAAATTGAAAAGAGGTTGGACAGTGTTTTGGGAGATTTGAAAAGCATTTCGGCGTAATCACTAACCTTGCGTTTGGTTTTATAGTGAATGTCTACCAAAAAATTAAATTTCCGGATGGTATCTATTTGATCATTACCCAAAGTTTTTACAATAAGCTGTTCTTTTGCCAAACGGGTACTCATGATTATCAAACGTTTTAAAAGCATCTGTAGCATGTCACCTTGAATATTGTCTGGCGTGGTAAACTCATCGACCAAAACGTCGTACCACATATTAAATTTTTTCAACTGATTTTCTGCAATAGAAATTATTGGCAGATCCTGAGTTCCAAAAAAAAGGATTCCGTTGCATGAAACCTCTTTATCATGATCGGCAATACAATAAAATTCCCTATTAAAGAGAATGGAAGACAACGGTAATTTGGTTTTGGCAAAAGATATGTTTTGAAGATAGGTAACGGTTACTATTTGGTTCGGCAACAATTCAAATTCCATATTGTCCACAACTATTTTAAGTGGTTCGGAATTCCTGTTCCATAAAAATTTAATGGTATTTAAGGTTGAAGTAAAACGTTCGCTATCGTTTTTAATATCATCTGTCACTCCTAGAATCGCACCCGTTTTTGGGTTCTTGTATTCGTACTTCATAAATCGTAATCCTTTGATTTCTTGTGCTAAAGTTCAGCTTTCTCCATTATTAGTCCAAACTTTTTGTTTATTCTTACAGCTGTTTTAAAACACCTTTTGTACTATTTATTAAACAATAATGTTAATGTTATCCCTAGATTTTATTGCCCTTTAAAGTTTTTATAGTATTGGGGTATGGAAAAGACAAAATTCTATGATGAAGCGGTAAACAACTTTTATCGCGATAAAGAAATAAACAGTTATCCAATAACCTCATTGGATATATATGCACAACATTTTAGCAATGTGTGCTCCAACTTACAAGATGCCAAAAAATTGAGCGATTTGGCCAAGAAAGAAAAATGGCAGAACAATATTACTTTCCGCAACGAGATATTGGACAAGGAACGTGTGGTAGTGGTCACGGACACCAATTTGAACATTGTATATGCCACACAGAACATATTTAAAATGAATGGCTACACGCCAAGTGAAATATTAGGAAAAAAGCCTAAAATCTTTCAAGGCGAAGCAACCTGCAAAGAGACTTCAAAAGAAATTTCAAAAGCAATTAAGGGCAGAAAACCATTTGAAGTAACATTGACCAATTACAGAAAGGATGGTACGCTCTACAAATGTTGGATAAAAGGTTCTCCAGTATTTGATATTTCTGGAAAAATGGTAAATTTCATCGCTTACGAAAAAGAGGTTGCCTAGTACTTACTGAATCTATTTAAAAATTGCATGTTTCTATTTCGGTAACACGCAAAGTATTTACCATACCCTTTTCTTTTATAGGCATTGCAGCAAGACTGACCAGCATATCCCCAACTTCCAAAAATCCTTTTTTACATGCTATTTGGTTCACATCCTCAATAGTTTCATCGGTAGAGACATACTTGTCGTAATAAAAGGCCTTCACTCCCCATAAAAGATTTAATTGTGTTAAAATTCTTTTGTTTGAAGTAAATACGAGAATGTGCGCGCTAGGTCTCCATGCAGATATTTGAAACGCAGTATACCCACTATTTGTCAATGTTGAGATAGCTTTTGCTTGTATTTCGTTGGCCATGGTAGCGGCATGGTAACAAACGGACTTGGTAATGTAACGTTTAGTGCGAATATGTGGTGGTGTTTGCGGTACATTGATCAAACTGGAACCTTCCACACTGACCAAAATACTCGACATTTTTTCGATTACCTGCACAGGGTAATTTCCAACAGAGGTTTCGCCAGAAAGCA encodes:
- a CDS encoding COG2426 family protein, which translates into the protein MLMDLLTAMLWSLSPFGESKVGIPYGIMKGLNSYVVLITCFLANLLVFPLMMFFLENINRYLIKWRFYKKSAVYVAKRAKTGSAGKIQKFGFFGLVLFVMIPLPGTGVYAGSIASYLLKIEKRKAFLANAIGILISSLLIWAITVFSIEVV
- a CDS encoding TetR/AcrR family transcriptional regulator, with translation MADRPVFSYFYSMKNSAIGEKIIKTASKLFYSNGYNATGVNEIIAKCGIAKATLYSHFNSKEDICLAYLQQRHDAFLTSFKIYVPERKNGKEQLLAIFDFLTDMYRDGDFNGCWALKTLGELSPNQERIFAAIQKQKKEFLSYLGEIVVNNVVNVSKAEKEKISGGLYLLYESAITESHLFKNDWPIFLSKNIAPSIFERMELV
- a CDS encoding cupredoxin domain-containing protein yields the protein MKKAITILMLVVGTVFSVNAQHKMMKGDIKTISLEQTPGEFTQKQLTVPQGTYIFDIANNGVGHDVGFVLVKKGGDISKPENHIQTAYVTQAVKTGTSQTSKPTKLEKGEYVYFCPLNPTATDNTLIVK
- a CDS encoding carboxymuconolactone decarboxylase family protein, whose translation is MSTFNVPKREEVSSNNQAFFDNLEKAVGFVPNLFATYAHSENALGNYLSLSNAKTSLKAKEKEVVNLAVSEVNNCIYCLSAHTAIGKMNGFTDDQILELRAGRASFDDKLDALARLSRNITEKRGATDQNILDNFFEAGWTKENLIDTIVLVGDKTISNYLHRTTQVPVDFPIAKSLEAVEA
- a CDS encoding helix-turn-helix domain-containing protein, which codes for MKYEYKNPKTGAILGVTDDIKNDSERFTSTLNTIKFLWNRNSEPLKIVVDNMEFELLPNQIVTVTYLQNISFAKTKLPLSSILFNREFYCIADHDKEVSCNGILFFGTQDLPIISIAENQLKKFNMWYDVLVDEFTTPDNIQGDMLQMLLKRLIIMSTRLAKEQLIVKTLGNDQIDTIRKFNFLVDIHYKTKRKVSDYAEMLFKSPKTLSNLFSIYNQKSPQQIILERLTLEAKRLIHFTDKQNQEIAFDLGFNDPAHFSRFFKKMTQMTPSEYRENLSIKA
- a CDS encoding PAS domain-containing protein encodes the protein MEKTKFYDEAVNNFYRDKEINSYPITSLDIYAQHFSNVCSNLQDAKKLSDLAKKEKWQNNITFRNEILDKERVVVVTDTNLNIVYATQNIFKMNGYTPSEILGKKPKIFQGEATCKETSKEISKAIKGRKPFEVTLTNYRKDGTLYKCWIKGSPVFDISGKMVNFIAYEKEVA